Below is a window of Pochonia chlamydosporia 170 chromosome 7, whole genome shotgun sequence DNA.
GAAACCATACTAATCACACTGCATCTCCCGTATCAGCAAGCTCACAGCCTCGGGCATACCGCCGCATCGCGCCGCGTCCTGCGTCATCATCTGGATCGTCAACATCAGGCCAATCGTCCGaatcagaagaagaagcgtcCAAAAGCTCAACCGGCCGACACGCGAGATCAAAGTCACTAAACCCTGCAGATGAGCTCAACTCGGCGCGAAGGTCCATACGTATCAAACTCCACAATGATGATGCTCTCCGGCAGCGCAAGCAGCACCGCCGTGCCCAGTCTGCTGTGGCCAGGACCAAGGCGAGCGAAGAAGAACTTTCTGCGCAACTCAAGTCCCCAACGTCGCCCATTGCAGCCTTGACCAAGTATCCGAAGACGCCGGCCCCCCCTCGACCATTGATACCTCGACGCCAACCATCATACCTCAAACTCGATGCGTCTGCAAAGCACCAAAAAACATTGATTCTGGACCTTGACGAAACATTGATTCACAGCATGTCCAAGGGAGGCAGGAGTAGTGGCCACATGGTAGAAGTGAGACTGAACACTGCATCCCTGGGAATGGGCAATGCTCCTGGTGGCGCGGCGCAGCATCCCATCTTGTATTGGGTCAACAAGCGGCCGTATTGTGACGAGTTTTTGCGGCGAATCTGCAAGTGGTTCAACCTGGTCATCTTCACGGCGTCGGTACAAGAATATGCCGATCCGGTGATTGACTGGTTGGAAGCGGAGCGAAAGTACTTCTCTGCCCGATACTATCGCCAGCACTGTACATATCGTCAAGGCGCATACATCAAAGACCTTAGCTCAGtggaaccagacttgagtaAAGTCATGATTCTGGATAACAGCCCGCTGAGCTATCTCTTTCACGAAGGCAAGTCCAAGAAATAATGATGGCCGCGAAAGACGACCCGCCACTAACCTGGTGCAGATAATGCCATTCCCATTCAAGGCTGGATCAACGACCCGACGGACAACGATTTAATGCACCTGATTCCTTTGCTAGAAGGTCTTCAGTATGTCCATGATGTTAGAGCGCTCTTAGCACTGCGAGGCGGGGAAGACGGACAGCATATGGTGTAAATGAAGGCAATATTGGGCAAAAGAACTCATCTGGCGTTTTTATTATTTTATGAACTGGAGTAGCAGCGATTTGGGGCACTGACGGGCTCAACCACGTCGGTACAGGAGGAAACAACGTGGATGTAAACTATTGCTTCGCGTTGACGAAATAAACCTCTGTCACCACGTTGTACAGATAGAAGGATGGGGGTAGTGTTTTTTTAATCAAGGGATTGTCGGTGGTGATATGACAGAGATTAGTAGGAGCTCAGCTACGGGTTGTAGCTGGATGGGAATCTGAGCATTTTCAGCGTTTACATGAGTGCCGTCTTATATGTCCCTTTCTGGTGCATGTTCTTTGTGCCTTGCATTGAGCTTGGTGTTAGCTTCCGCCATCTTTATGCCCCTGAGCGTGTAACCGGGAATGGAAGATGGAATCTTGGTTTCTGGATGGTGGGTAGGTTGTACCATGGCGCACACACGGCATGATGGCACCAGCAAGGTCTGCGGCATATCTGGTGGTGTGCAGTATGGACCACTGTGTGTGGTCCCTGATTGAGAATTAGTACGACGAGGTCCTTTTTGGGATGCTGTATAGTCAGTGTGCCGTCTTGCCAAGACTACGCAGATGTCATAACCTAGGGCATTGCTCTTGAAAGTAGCCTATCAAGCTGACACTGAAGGCCAGGCAATTGACGACAGAACTTGGCTGTCTGGAAATTTGACATAATTGTTCCTGGATGGCGGCGTGGACCGATGCCTCCGGCTTGAATTGCCAGTTGGTGGATCTAGATTCTAGAGTGGATGGTGTCATGGGCACATCATGCAATGCCATGAGTTTAGCTTCCGGAACCAAGCTTTCAAGCTTTGACATGGGGTGATGCTGGGATCATGGCAAGGAATATGGGGCGTTGGATTTGCAGAACAGACACAGCTGAGCTGTTTATGGGCACCGTCATGAGAAAGTTGAAAAACGGTCTGGTACCAACGGCCAGCGCGTAACGGCTCTGTTGAGCACTACATAGTACGTAAGCTAACAAGTCGTGAAATTGAAGAATACCTGATCTCAGCCGATGCTATCCCCGCCTGCCGCATCTCCAAATCACACCAAAGCCTGCCACAACGGAATTTCATCCGTCACGCAGGCAGATGGTCCAGCCCCCAAAAACAACAGCAGCTTCGTaccagcagaagcaagctaAGTCGAAACAGCAATTATTGGGCTTCCCATTTCCGTCACCAGTCCAGTCCCAGACACTTCCCAAACCCGGCGCCCAGTTCACAGCTCGAGAACCACGTCCCCACAAAGTGGTG
It encodes the following:
- a CDS encoding NIF domain-containing protein (similar to Metarhizium acridum CQMa 102 XP_007815581.1) — encoded protein: MNSLNIITARVSPSASPNASRSNSLGNISAGLLPDEKSTDGNDGQDEANSETFAGCNYDHAQHGDEKSDYIATEDTPLLDGSKTGNKRASWWHTIPRRLVSSFISSIRWVFATLASPGVYLIACFYDEHGVFAPLSQMKKLFGVQKGGGMDSYQSHGNHTNHTASPVSASSQPRAYRRIAPRPASSSGSSTSGQSSESEEEASKSSTGRHARSKSLNPADELNSARRSIRIKLHNDDALRQRKQHRRAQSAVARTKASEEELSAQLKSPTSPIAALTKYPKTPAPPRPLIPRRQPSYLKLDASAKHQKTLILDLDETLIHSMSKGGRSSGHMVEVRLNTASLGMGNAPGGAAQHPILYWVNKRPYCDEFLRRICKWFNLVIFTASVQEYADPVIDWLEAERKYFSARYYRQHCTYRQGAYIKDLSSVEPDLSKVMILDNSPLSYLFHEGKSKK